A genome region from Anopheles stephensi strain Indian chromosome 2, UCI_ANSTEP_V1.0, whole genome shotgun sequence includes the following:
- the LOC118507309 gene encoding proteasome subunit beta type-7, with protein MTTDIAREFEAPGFSFENCRRNAQLVKTGFVPPKMIKTGTTICGIIYKDGVILGADTRATEGPIVADKNCEKIHYLAKNMYCCGAGTAADTEMTTQMIASNLELHRLNTGRTVPVVVANTMLKQFLFRYQGYISAALVLGGVDTTGPYIYCIYPHGSTDKLPYATMGSGSLAAMSVFESRWKPDMSEEEGKKLVRDAIAAGVFNDLGSGSNIDLCVIRKDATEYLRTYEEANKKGTRSLAYDFKPGTTAILQSKSFKVDITDTVVRHLVPEGVESMDTA; from the exons ATGACTACCGATATCGCCCGTGAATTTGAAGCGCCAGGATTCAGCTTCGAAAACTGCCGCCG CAATGCTCAGCTGGTTAAGACTGGCTTCGTGCCACCGAAAATGATTAAAACAGGCACCACCATCTGCGGGATCATCTACAAGGATGGTGTCATTCTCGGTGCCGATACGCGCGCCACCGAAGGACCGATTGTGGCGGACAAGAACTGCGAAAAGATCCACTATCTGGCGAAGAACATGTACTGCTGTGGGGCCGGTACTGCGGCCGACACGGAGATGACCACACAGATGATTGCCTCGAATTTGGAGCTGCATCGACTGAACACTGGCCGTACCGTGCCGGTCGTTGTAGCGAATACGATGctgaagcaatttttgttcCGCTACCAGGGCTACATCAGTGCGGCGTTAGTGTTGGGTGGTGTGGACACTACGGGCCCATACATTTACTGCATTTACCCGCACGGGTCGACCGACAAGCTACCGTACGCGACGATGGGTTCGGGCAGCTTGGCCGCCATGTCCGTGTTTGAGTCGCGCTGGAAGCCCGACATGTCCGAGGAGGAGGGTAAGAAGCTGGTGCGGGATGCGATTGCGGCCGGTGTGTTCAACGATCTGGGTTCCGGCTCGAACATTGATCTGTGCGTTATCCGCAAGGATGCGACGGAGTACTTGCGcacgtacgaggaggcgaaCAAGAAGGGCACGCGTAGCTTGGCGTACGATTTCAAGCCGGGCACGACTGCGATTTTGCAGAGCAAGAGCTTCAAGGTGGACATTACGGATACGGTTGTGCGTCACCTGGTGCCGGAAGGTGTGGAAAGCATGGACACGGCTTAA
- the LOC118507335 gene encoding 40S ribosomal protein S16, translated as MPKARKEKVSAVQVFGRKKTATAVAYCKRGKGLLRVNGRPLDQIEPKILRYKLQEPLLLLGKEKFAGVDIRIRVNGGGHVAQIYAIRQAISKALVSFYQKYVDEASRKELKDILTQYDRTLLVADPRRCEPKKFGGPGARARYQKSYR; from the exons ATGCCTAAA GCACGCAAGGAGAAAGTTAGCGCAGTCCAGGTTTTCGGACGCAAG AAAACTGCCACCGCCGTTGCGTACTGCAAGCGCGGAAAGGGATTGCTGCGTGTGAATGGCCGCCCGCTGGACCAGATCGAACCGAAAATCCTTCGCTACAAGCTGCAGGAACCGCTTCTGCTGCTCGGCAAGGAAAAGTTCGCCGGTGTTGATATCCGCATCCGCGTGAACGGTGGTGGACATGTCGCCCAGATCTACGCAATCCGCCAGGCCATCTCGAAGGCACTGGTTTCGTTCTACCAGAAGTACGTCGATGAGGCGTCGCGCAAGGAACTGAAGGACATCCTGACGCAGTACGACCGTACCCTGCTCGTTGCGGATCCGCGTCGCTGCGAACCGAAGAAGTTCGGTGGTCCAGGTGCCCGTGcccgctaccagaagtcgtaCCGTTAA
- the LOC118507236 gene encoding structural maintenance of chromosomes protein 2 encodes MYIKSIIIDGFKSYGRRTEVQGFDPEFNAITGLNGTGKSNILDSICFVLGISNLVHVRATSLQDLVYKSGQAGVTKATVTLIFDNSNPTQAPIGFENCREISITRQIVVGGKNKYLINGKSVQNKRVQDLFCSVQLNVNNPNFLIMQGRITKVLNMKPHEILSMIEEAAGTSMYEAKRDSALKLIEKKDAKLNELYAVIREEIEPKLEKLRKEREHYIEFQKVCRDIEYLTRLYVSYRYLQLCKGVEESEKTIANLQSVIGESEKRIETNCSTAESLEQEAKELQERIDTEGGGTLGELEQQLAAESKKEATVSAERNTTKDSIGVEQRKLKNLQKSIRDDEQALANKEAEMQRRGETFQTLKDACEADETAFAKAQKRFEAVTAGLSTNEDGEAATLQDQLIAAKQKSAEATTAIKQSEMELKHSQKLLQDKQKNMNSSDAAYLEDKRKLTKVEGQIGQIEHELQSTGYEEGSMETLSARRQALQSEIRGLRSELDRRNAHRWELQYRDPEPGFDRRAVKGMVAKLVTVKDPKYAQALGTVAGGNLYSVITDTDTTSKKLLQKGQLQTRTTMIPLNKISGRQIDPSVARFAEELVGKENVTTALSCIGYDPQVEQAMQFAFGHSFIVKNLEVANKITFHPRIKTRSVTLDGDVVDPGGTLSGGARAKGNAVLLEVAEINRIQAALKEKEAELRDISVEISKIEKTAHRFGQLKEQHDMLNYELNNLKQRLAQTSFQQTQEEIEELKKKIETLQYTMVEARQTQTQCNAKVKDLQSKIADGKGHRERELKAAEDDMKRTKKKSEESRKNWKKHEQDFETLKLEIEELQKGIVAAKEQVVKLEEQIEALQQRLTEVSGASEEMTAAVTALKQQIKQHKDKMNSQSKELKAKYHQRDKLLKQNDELKLEIKKKENEITKVKNENKDGYDRISGMEQKYPWIPEDKEFFGVKNTRYDYNKEDPQEAGRKLKKLQDSKDKMSRNVNQKAMVLLEREEEQYKEVMRRKKVVEDDKKKIQMIINDLDEEKKKKLRVAWSEVDENFGSIFSTLLPGTQARLVPPDGADFMKGLEVKVGFNGMWKESLTELSGGQRSLVALSLILAMLKYKPAPLYILDEVDAALDLSHTQNIGNMLKAHFTNSQFIIVSLKDGMFNNANVLFRTKFIDGMSGVTRTVNVANLANAKKSAADAASRGR; translated from the exons ATGTACATCAAATCGATCATCATTGACGGGTTCAAATCGTACGGCAGGCGTACGGAGGTGCAAGGATTCGATCCCGAGTTTAATGCCATCACCGGGCTCAATGGAACGGGCAAATCGAACATCCTCGACTCAATCTGCTTCGTGCTGGGTATCTCCAACTTGGTCCAC GTCCGGGCAACGTCGCTACAGGATTTGGTGTACAAAAGTGGACAGGCGGGCGTAACGAAAGCTACCGTGACGCTTATTTTCGATAATTCGAACCCGACCCAAGCTCCGATCGGGTTCGAAAACTGCCGTGAAATATCGATCACGCGCCAGATCGTGGTCGGCGGCAAGAACAAGTACCTTATTAATGGCAAGTCCGTGCAGAACAAGCGCGTGCAGGATTTGTTCTGCTCGGTGCAGCTGAACGTGAACAATCCGAACTTTCTTATCATGCAGGGCCGCATCACGAAGGTGCTGAACATGAAACCGCACGAGATTCTGTCGATGATTGAGGAAGCGGCCGGTACGAGCATGTACGAGGCGAAGCGCGATTCGGCGCTGAAGCTGATCGAGAAGAAGGATGCCAAGCTGAACGAGCTGTACGCGGTGATACGGGAGGAAATCGAACCGAAGCTGGAGAAGCTGCGCAAGGAGCGCGAGCATTACATCGAGTTCCAGAAGGTGTGTCGCGACATCGAGTATCTGACGCGGTTGTACGTGTCCTACCGGTATCTGCAGCTGTGCAAAGGCGTGGAAGAGTCGGAGAAAACGATCGCCAACCTGCAGTCGGTGATCGGGGAAAGTGAGAAACGCATCGAAACGAACTGCTCCACGGCGGAATCGCTCGAGCAGGAAGCGAAGGAACTGCAGGAACGTATCGACACCGAGGGTGGTGGAACGTTGGGTGAGCTGGAGCAGCAACTGGCTGCggaaagcaaaaaggaagCTACCGTATCGGCGGAACGCAACACGACGAAGGACAGCATCGGGGTGGAGCAGCGGAAGCTAAAGAATCTCCAGAAAAGCATTCGGGACGATGAGCAGGCACTGGCCAACAAGGAGGCGGAAATGCAACGCCGTGGCGAAACGTTCCAAACGCTCAAGGATGCTTGCGAAGCGGACGAGACCGCTTTCGCGAAGGCACAGAAGCGCTTCGAAGCGGTAACGGCGGGCTTATCGACGAACGAGGATGGTGAAGCGGCCACGCTGCAGGATCAGTTGATCGCAGCGAAGCAAAAGTCGGCCGAAGCGACAACGGCCATCAAGCAGTCGGAGATGGAGCTAAAACACTCCCAAAAACTGCTCCAGGACAAGCAGAAAAACATGAACAGCAGCGATGCGGCGTATCTCGAAGATAAGCGCAAGCTGACGAAGGTCGAGGGACAAATAGGGCAGATCGAGCACGAGCTGCAATCGACCGGGTACGAGGAAGGTTCGATGGAAACGCTTTCCGCCCGCCGGCAAGCGCTGCAGTCTGAAATCCGCGGCCTCCGCTCGGAACTGGATCGACGCAATGCTCATCGCTGGGAGCTGCAGTACCGGGATCCTGAGCCGGGGTTCGACCGGCGTGCGGTGAAGGGAATGGTAGCGAAGCTCGTTACCGTTAAAGATCCAAAGTACGCCCAGGCGCTCGGAACGGTGGCCGGTGGTAATCTGTACTCCGTCATCACCGATACGGACACGACGAGCAAAAAGTTGCTGCAGAAGGGACAGCTGCAGACGCGCACCACGATGATACCGCTGAACAAAATTTCCGGCCGTCAGATCGACCCATCGGTGGCCCGGTTTGCGGAGGAGCTGGTTGGGAAGGAAAACGTTACGACGGCCCTGTCGTGCATCGGGTACGATCCGCAGGTTGAGCAAGCGATGCAGTTCGCTTTCGGGCATTCGTTCATCGTGAAGAATCTGGAGGTGGCGAACAAGATCACGTTTCATCCGCGCATCAAAACGCGCTCGGTGACGCTGGATGGGGATGTGGTCGATCCGGGCGGTACGTTGTCCGGTGGTGCACGGGCGAAGGGCAATGCGGTGCTGCTGGAGGTGGCCGAGATTAATCGGATACAGGCGGCGCTGAAGGAGAAGGAGGCAGAGCTGCGGGACATCAGTGTGGAAATTAG CAAAATCGAGAAAACTGCCCATCGGTTCGGACAGCTGAAGGAGCAGCACGATATGCTGAACTACGAGCTGAACAATCTGAAGCAGCGGTTGGCGCAGACGTCCTTCCAGCAAACTCAGGAGGAAATTGAAgagctgaagaagaaaattg AAACACTGCAATACACAATGGTGGAAGCGCGCCAGACACAGACGCAGTGCAACGCCAAGGTGAAGGACCTGCAGTCGAAGATTGCCGACGGAAAGGGTCACCGCGAGCGGGAGCTAAAGGCGGCCGAAGATGACATGAAGCgcaccaagaaaaaaagtgaagaaagtcgcaaaaattggaaaaagcACGAACAAGACTTCGAAACGCTAAAGCTAGAGATAGAAGAACTGCAGAAGGGTATCGTGGCGGCAAAAGAGCAGGTGGTAAAGCTTGAGGAGCAAATCGAAGCACTACAGCAACGGCTGACGGAGGTGAGCGGTGCGAGCGAAGAGATGACGGCCGCAGTAACCGCACTGAAgcaacaaattaaacagcacaAGGACAAGATGAATTCACAGAGCAAAGAGCTGAAGGCAAAGTACCATCAGCGCGACAAGCTGCTCAAGCAAAACGATGAGCTTAAGCTGGAGataaagaagaaggagaacgAGATTACGAAGGTGAAGAACGAGAACAAGGATGGGTACGATCGGATCAGCGGAATGGAGCAGAAGTATCCGTGGATACCGGAGGATAAGGAATTTTTCGGCGTAAAGAACACCCGGTACGACTACAACAAGGAGGACCCGCAGGAGGCGGGCCGGAAGCTGAAGAAGCTGCAGGACTCGAAGGACAAGATGAGCCGCAACGTCAACCAGAAGGCGATGGTGCTGCTGGAGCGCGAGGAGGAACAGTACAAGGAGGTGATGCGGCGCAAGAAGGTGGTCGAGGACGATAAGAAAAAGATCCAGATGATCATCAACGATCTGGacgaggagaagaagaaaaagttgcggGTGGCGTGGAGCGAGGTGGACGAGAATTTTGGCAGCATCTTCAGCACGCTGCTGCCGGGCACGCAGGCCAGGCTGGTACCACCGGACGGCGCCGATTTCATGAAGGGGCTCGAGGTGAAGGTCGGCTTTAACGGGATGTGGAAGGAATCGCTAACCGAGCTGAGCGGTGGGCAACGATCGTTGGTGGCGCTGTCGCTCATTCTCGCCATGCTAAAGTACAAACCTGCACCGCTCTACATTCTGGACGAGGTGGACGCGGCGCTCGATCTTTCCCACACGCAAAACATCGGCAACATGCTGAAGGCACACTTTACCAACTCGCAGTTTATCATCGTTTCGCTCAAGGACGGCATGTTTAACAATGCGAACGTGCTGTTCCGGACCAAGTTCATCGACGGCATGTCGGGCGTGACGCGGACGGTCAATGTGGCCAATCTGGCTAATGCGAAAAAATCGGCCGCGGATGCTGCCTCCCGTGGAAGGTAA